The sequence CGGCCGGCCGTGGACGCGGCACGTGACGGGGGCGCCCGGGGCGTGCTTGCGGGCGTTGGTCAGGCCCTCCTGGACGATGCGGTAGGCGGTGCGCCCGCTCGCGGCGGGCACGGTCTCGGGCAGCTGCCCGCCGAGATCGACGCCGAGGTCCACGTCGGCGCCCGCCTCCCGGCTCTCCTCGGTGAGGCGGGCGAGCGCGGCGAGCGTGGGCTGGGGGCGGCCGGGGTCCTCGCCCTCGTCGCCCGCGCGGAGCACGCCGATGATCTGCCGGAGGTCCTGGAGCGCCTCGTGGGCGCTGTCGCGGATGACGCCCGCCGCGCGCCTGACCTCGGGCCGCGGTGCGTCGGGCCGGAATTCGAGGGCGCCCGCGTGGACGCTGAGCAGGGAGAGGCGGTGGGCGAGCACGTCGTGCATCTCCCGGGCGATCTCCTCGCGGGCGAGCCGCTGCGCGTGCTCGGCGCGCAGCGCCGCCTCGGCCTCGGCGCGCGCGGCGCGGTCGCGCAGCGAGAGCACGAGCTGACGGCGGGCGCGGACGAACATGCCCCAGCCGATCACGGTGACGACCATGACGGAGACGAAGGCCGTGGCAGCGGTCAGGGACATGTCGGGGTCGGGCCGTACGAGGAAGTACGGCGGGACGAGCAGCAGCGTGAGGGCGCCGACCCAGGCCACGTACCGGAAGGGGCGGTGCACGGTGAGGGTGAAGAGGCTCACGAGGATCGCGCCGCCGGAGGTCTCCGAGAAGAGCCCCACGACCAGGAGGACGAGCGCCAGCCCCAGCGGCCTGCGGCGCCGCGTCCACAGGGCGCAGCAGGCGAGGGAGCCGAGCAGCACGTCGACGAGTACCTCGGCGTTGGAGGCGCTGCGGCTGAGGGTGTCGAGGCTGAG comes from Streptomyces sp. Tu6071 and encodes:
- a CDS encoding sensor histidine kinase, encoding MAPGPRTAQEDGTARETGGRSRAGEAVARLRAALPAGTGGGEPRGPVRPEYPWLLPSAVVDLAPPRRARRTVRDWIVDSLCFLSALLVGVLSLDTLSRSASNAEVLVDVLLGSLACCALWTRRRRPLGLALVLLVVGLFSETSGGAILVSLFTLTVHRPFRYVAWVGALTLLLVPPYFLVRPDPDMSLTAATAFVSVMVVTVIGWGMFVRARRQLVLSLRDRAARAEAEAALRAEHAQRLAREEIAREMHDVLAHRLSLLSVHAGALEFRPDAPRPEVRRAAGVIRDSAHEALQDLRQIIGVLRAGDEGEDPGRPQPTLAALARLTEESREAGADVDLGVDLGGQLPETVPAASGRTAYRIVQEGLTNARKHAPGAPVTCRVHGRPGEGLTVEVANTAPPGAPAPVPGSGQGLIGLRERATLAGGRLEHGAAGNGGFRLAAWLPWPA